The Pseudomonas sp. FP2309 genomic sequence AGGTGAACCGCTTTGTTGTGAGCCGGTTCACCGTTAAAGAAGCCCCGAAACGTTTCAGCGTTTTCGGGGTTTTTTTGTTTTCGTTCGTCGGGAACCAGACACCTCTTTTCCCTTCTAAGCTTCTGGCAGATACCCACGCTGCTTCGTCCCTCCAGGAGTTTATCCATGTCGTTACGCCGTCTTGCCCTGCTGACTTTCTGCGTGCTGTTGGCCGCCTGCAGCAAGGTCAATCAAGAGAATTACGCAAAACTGTCGGCCGGGATGCCCAAGGCTGAGGTCGAATCGTTGCTGGGCAAGCCAACCGACTGCTCCGGCGCACTGGGCATGTCCAGCTGCACCTGGGGCGATAAAACCAGCTTTATCAGCGTTCAATATGCCGGTGACAAAGTTCTGATGTTTTCCGGGCAAGGCCTGAAGTAAACCGGGGCGAGAGCCTGCGGGAGAAGAAGAATGATGCGTTTTGTTTTGTTCCTTTGCGCCAGCCTGTTTTTGGCGGGCTGCGCCAGCCATTCTGGCGATGATCTGCAACCCAAGACCGCCGGCAGCGTCAACCTCAAGCGTTACCAGGGTACCTGGTACGAGTTGGCCAGATTGCCGATGTACTTTCAGCGCAACTGTGCGCAGTCCGAAGCGCGCTACACCTTGCTGCCCGACGGCGACATGTCGGTCTTCAACCGCTGCCTGACCACCGAATGGAAGTGGGAAGAAGCCAAGGGCACGGCCACGCCGCAGGTACCTGGCAAAACCGACAAGCTTTGGGTGGAGTTCAATAACTGGTTTACGTCGCTGCTGCCGGGCGTCGCCAAGGGCGATTACTGGGTGCTGTACGTGAGCGATGACTACAAGACCGCTATCGTGGGCAGCCCGAGCCGCCGTTATATGTGGATCCTGTCGCGTACCCCGACGGTGAGCGCCGACACGCGCGAAGACCTGTTGAGCCGGGCGCGACAGCAGGGGTACGACACCACGCGGTTGATCTTCCGGACCTCGGACAAGCAGATGGCCAAGACTTCGCAGTAACGCGGGCTTATCACCGATCTAATTGTGGGAGGGGGCAAGCCCCTTCCCGCATTGTTAACCGAGTAAGTCTTTCAACACTTCAGTAAACGCCTGGCTGCTTTCTTCCTCGCCGGCATGATGCCCATCGCGAACCACCCACTTGCCGTTGACCAACACATCGCGCACTTGCCGATCACCGCCGGCGAACAGCCAGCGGTTGAGAATGCCATCTCCGGTGGCCGTCGCCAGGTAAGGGTCGTTACCGTCCAGCACGATCCAATCCGCACGCTTGCCCACTTCCAATCCACCAACAGGCTGACCCAGCGCCTGCGCACCGCCGTCCAGCGCGGCATCGAACAGCGTACGGCCGACCATCGGTTGGTCGCTGCGATACAGGCGGTTGCGCCGCTGATCACGCAGGCGCTGGCCGTATTCCAGCCAACGCAATTCTTCCACCACACTCAATGACACATGGCTGTCGGAGCCGATGCCCATGCGCCCGCCCTGGGCGAGAAAATCCACTGCCGGGAAAATTCCGTCGCCCAGGTTGGCCTCGGTGGTCAGGCACAGACCTGCAATCGCACGACTTGTGGCCATACGCGTAACCTCGTCGGCATCGGCGTGGGTGGCGTGCACCAGGCACCAGCGTTGATCCACCTCGACATTGTCATACAGCCATTGCAGTGGGCGCTTGCCGCTCCAGGCCAGGCAGTCAGCGACTTCTTTTTGCTGTTCGGCGATGTGGATATGCACCGGGCAGGCCTTGTCGCTGGCGGCCAACACCTCATTGATCTGTTGCGGCGTGACCGCGCGCAGTGAGTGGAAGCACAGGCCCAACTGTTGCGCCGGTTGCGCGGCCAGGATGGGTTGCAGGCGTGCTTGCAAGTCCAGGTAGTGGTCGGTGCTGTTGATAAACCGTCGCTGGCCGTCATTGGGTGCCTGGCCGCCAAACCCTGCGTGGCTGTAGAGCACCGGCAACAACGTCAGGCCGATACCGCTGCTGGCCGCCGCCTGGCTGATCTGGCGCGACAGCTCCGTGCGGTCGGCGTACGGCTGGCCGCTGACATCGTGATGCACGTAGTGAAACTCGGCGACCGAGGTGTAACCGGCCTTGAGCATCTCGATATACAGCTGACGTGCGATCACCTGCAGTTGCTCCGGGCTGATCTTGCCGACCATGCGGTACATCAGCTCGCGCCAGGTCCAGAAACTGTCATTGGGGTTGCCCGCGACTTCGGCCAAACCTGCCATGGCGCGCTGGAACGCGTGCGAATGCAGGTTTGGCATACCCGCCAAAACCGGGCCTCTCAGCCGTTCTGCGCCCTCTGCGCTGGCATTGGCCACCATCTGTGTCAGGCGACCATCGACGCTGACTTCAAGACGTACATCATTGGCCCATCCACTAGGCAGCAGCGCGCGTTCGGCAAAGAAAGCGGACATGATCAGAGCACCCCGGTCGTGTGTTTATTTGTATATACATATACAGACGTTTGCCTGCTCGGTAAACTCCGGCAATCTATGCATCTTTTCCCCCTGCAAGGATTCCCTGTGCCGACTCCGCCCGCCAACTCTTCGCTGGCTGCCCACATGGACGAAAGTCCGGCGCCCTTGTATGCCCGCGTCAAACAAATGATCAGCCAGCAAATTCTCAACGGCAACTGGCCGCCCCATTACCGCGTGCCGTCGGAAAGCGAACTGGTCAGCGAACTGGGCTTCAGCCGCATGACCATCAACCGCGCCTTGCGCGAGCTCACGGCCGAAGGGTTGCTGGTGCGCATGCAAGGCGTCGGCACATTTGTCGCCGAGCCCAAGAGCCAGTCTGCGCTGTTTGAAGTGCACAACATTGCTGATGAAATCGCCTCCCGCGGTCATCGGCATACCTGCCAGGTCATCACCCTGGGCGAAGAAGCCGCCGGTTCCGAGCGCGCCGTGGCCCTGGAGATGCGTGAAGGCGGGCGGGTCTTCCATTCGTTGATCGTGCATTACGAAAACGACATTCCCGTGCAAATCGAGGACCGTTTCGTCAACGCCCTGGTGGCCCCGGAATACTTGCAGCAGGACTTCACCCTGCAAACCCCTTACGCCTACCTGAACCAGGTGGCCCCGTTGACCGAGGGCGAGCACGTGGTTGAAGCGATTCTCGCCGACGCCGCCGAGTGCAAACTGCTGCAAATCGAGCCGACCGAGCCGTGCCTGTTGATTCGCCGGCGCACCTGGTCCGGCCGCCAGCCGGTGACGGCTGCACGCTTGATCCATCCCGGTTCGCGCCACAGCCTCGAAGGACGGTTCAGTAAATGACTGCAGTCACCGTCTGGCGCGCCGCCGATTACGTACGCATGCCATGGAAAAACGGCGGGGGCAGCACCGAAGAAATCAGTCGTGACGCCGGCATCGGCCTGGAGGGCTTTGGCTGGCGTTTGTCGATTGCCGACATTGCTGAGTCGGGCGGTTTTTCCAGTTTTGCCGGCTACCAGCGTGTGATCACCGTGATCCAGGGCGCGGGCATGGTGCTGACCGTGGACGGCGAAGAGCAACGCGGCCTGTTACCGCTGCAACCGTTCGCCTTCAAGGGTGACAGTCAGGTGGCGTGCCGCCTGATCGCAGGGGCGATTCGCGATTTCAACCTGATCTATTCGCCCCAGCGCTACCACGCGCGCTTGCAGTGGGTGGATGGTGTACAGCGGTTTTTCAGCTCGGCGCAGACCGTGCTGGTGTTCAGTGTTGCCGATGAGGTGAAGGTGCTGGACCACACGCTCGGCCATCACGATTGCCTGCAAGTGGACGGTAACACCGGCTTGTTGGATATCAGCGTTACCGGCCGCTGCTGCCTGATCGAGCTGACCGCACGCGGTTAAACGGCAGAAGGGCAACCCCTCCACAGTTGGTTTTGCTGTTTCCAACCTGCGCACCAATTTGTTACCGAATGCCCCAGCGTGACGCAAAGTTTCGCTGCCGCGACAAATCCCCTTTGTCGCAAAACGTCTGCGCAAGAAATTTCATCAAGCGTCGAAGCCCGTGTTTTCAAGGCCTTTGCGCATCCTCGGAAAAAATCTGCAGGCCTGACTTCTAGAGTTGGCAGCTCGATTGCATATGCTTGTACATACAAGTAAAGATGTGTGCGTAAGACTCTTCTTCGCACCATCCCTGTTCGCGCATCGATCGCCGAGGAGTCTGAGTTGTGACCAAGCCTACAAAATACCGTGACGTCGAAATCCGCGCCGCCCGTGGTAACACGCTCACCGCCAAAAGCTGGCTGACCGAAGCGCCGCTGCGCATGCTGATGAACAACCTCGACCCGCAAGTGGCCGAGAACCCCAAGGAACTGGTGGTGTACGGCGGCATCGGCCGTGCCGCGCGTAACTGGGAGTGCTACGACCAGATCGTCGAAAGCCTCACGAACCTGAACGACGACGAAACCTTGCTGGTGCAATCGGGCAAGCCGGTTGGCGTATTCAAGACCCACAGCAACGCCCCGCGCGTGCTGATCGCCAACTCCAACCTGGTGCCGCACTGGGCCAGTTGGGAGCACTTCAACGAACTGGATGCCAAGGGCCTGGCCATGTACGGCCAGATGACCGCCGGCAGCTGGATCTACATCGGCAGCCAAGGCATCGTCCAGGGGACATACGAAACCTTCGTCGAAGCCGGTCGCCAGCACTACGACAGCAACCTCAAAGGCCGCTGGGTACTCACCGCCGGCCTCGGCGGCATGGGCGGCGCGCAGCCGCTGGCGGCCACGTTGGCCGGTGCGTGCTCGCTGAACATCGAGTGCCAGCAGGTCAGCATCGATTTCCGCCTGGCCAGCCGTTATGTCGACGAGCAAGCCACCGACCTCGACGACGCCCTGGCGCGCATCGATAAATACACAAAAGAAGGCAAGGCCATCTCCATCGCCTTGTTGGGTAACGCCGCAGAAATCCTGCCGGAACTGATCAAACGTGGCGTGCGCCCGGACATGGTCACCGACCAGACCAGCGCCCACGACCCGCTCAACGGCTACCTGCCGGCCGGCTGGACCTGGGACGAATACCGCGCCCGCGCCAAGACCGAACCGGCTGCGGTGATCAAGGCGGCCAAGCAGTCGATGGCCGTGCACGTCAAGGCCATGCTGGAATTCCAGAAACAAGGCATCCCGACCTTCGACTACGGCAACAACATCCGTCAGATGGCCCAGGAAGAGGGCGTGCAAAACGCATTCGACTTCCCTGGCTTTGTACCGGCCTATATCCGCCCCTTGTTCTGCCGCGGCATTGGCCCGTTCCGTTGGGCGGCCCTGTCCGGCGACCCGCAAGACATCTACAAGACCGACGCCAAAGTCAAAGAACTGATCCCGGACGACGCTCACCTGCACAACTGGCTGGACATGGCGCGCGAGCGCATCAGCTTCCAGGGCCTGCCGGCGCGGATCTGCTGGGTCGGTCTGGGCCAGCGCGCCAAGCTGGGCCTGGCGTTTAACGAAATGGTGCGCAGCGGCGAGCTGTCGGCCCCCGTGGTCATCGGTCGCGACCACCTTGATTCCGGCTCGGTAGCCAGCCCGAACCGCGAAACCGAATCCATGCAGGATGGCTCCGACGCCGTGTCCGATTGGCCGTTGCTCAACGCCTTGCTCAACACCGCCAGCGGCGCGACCTGGGTCTCGTTGCACCATGGTGGTGGCGTCGGCATGGGCTTCTCCCAGCACTCCGGCATGGTCATCGTCTGCGACGGTACCGACGAAGCGGCTGAGCGTATTGCCCGCGTGCTGCACAACGACCCGGCCACCGGTGTGATGCGTCACGCAGACGCCGGTTATCAGATCGCCATCGACTGTGCCAAAGAGCAGGGCCTGAACCTGCCGATGATCAAGTAAGCCTGCGCCACCCTGAAAACAATCCACCAGAGGTTGAACACACATGGCTGCAAATGACGCGCGTGCAAGCACCACCCCGTTGATCGAGAAACGTTCGATCGACTACATCCCGCAAGCGGAAAGACACGGTCGTCTCTTGAGCCAGTTCACCCTGTGGCTGGGGGCCAACCTGCAGATCACGGCCATTGTCACCGGGGCCTTGGCCGTGGTGCTGGGCGGTGATGTGTTCTGGTCGTTGATCGGTCTGTTGATCGGCCAACTGCTGGGCGGCGCGGTGATGGCGCTGCATGCCGCGCAGGGCCCGCAACTGGGCTTGCCGCAGATGATCTCCAGCCGTGTGCAGTTCGGTGTGTATGGCGCGGCCATTCCGATGGTGCTGGTGTGCCTGATGTACCTGGGCTTCACGGCAACGGGCACCGTCCTGTCCGGCCAGGCCTTGGGCCAGTTGTTCAGTGTCAGCGACAGCGTCGGCATCCTGATCTTCGCCAGTGTCATCGTGCTGGTCACGGTGTTGGGTTATCGGGTGATCCACTTTATCGGCCGCGTCGCCAGCGTCATTGGCGTGATTGCCTTCGTTTACCTGTTTATGCGCCTGGTGGGCCAGGCTGACATCGGCGCCTTGTTGCAAATCCGCCATTTCAGTTGGGGCAGCTTTTTGCTCGCGGTGTCGCTCGCGGCCTCCTGGCAGATCGCCTTTGGCCCTTATGTGGCTGACTATTCACGCTACTTGCCGAGCAGCACCTCGTCGGTGAAAACCTTCCTCGCCGCCGGCGCCGGCTCGGTGATTGGCGCGCAGGTGGCGATGGTCCTCGGTGTGTTTGCCGCGGCCATGGCCAACGGGAAATTCGCCGGCCATGAGGTGGCCTACATCGTGGGGTTGGGCGGGAGCGGTGCCGCCGCTGCGCTGCTGTATTTCAGCATCGCATTCGGCAAGGTCACCATCTCGACGCTGAACTCCTACGGCAGCTTCATGTGCATTGCCACCATCATCAGCGGCTTTCGCGGGCACTTGCAGGTATCACGCCTGCAGCGCCTGGTGTTTGTGTTGCTCATCGTCGGCACCGCAACGCTGATCGCGCTGCTGGGCCAGCATTCGTTCCTCGGTGCGTTCAAATCCTTCATTTTGTTCCTGCTGGCGTTCTTTACGCCTTGGAGCGCGATCAATCTGGTGGACTTCTACTGCATCACCCGTGAGCGCTATGACGTACCGGCGTTGTCCGATCCAAACGGGCGCTACGGCCGCTGGAACCCGCTTGGGATCAGCGTGTATGTGTTCGGCGTGCTGGTGCAGTTGCCGTTCATCTCCACCAAGTTCTACACCGGCCCGCTGGTGGACGTGCTGGGCGGCGTGGATATCTCCTGGATCATCGGCCTGGTGCTACCCGCAGCCCTGTATTACGTGTGCGCAAAAAAATGGCACGCCAGCGTGCCCGATCAACTGATTCTGCCGCTCGAGCAGGACAGCGTTGTACCCACCAAAACAAGCAGAGCCGGTCGCGCTGCGGCGCAGGCCTGACGGGACGTGGACAGGGCAGGATGCCTTTTGACTGCCGTAATCCATTTCATGATTGGGAGCGTCACACAATGAA encodes the following:
- the hutC gene encoding histidine utilization repressor; translation: MDESPAPLYARVKQMISQQILNGNWPPHYRVPSESELVSELGFSRMTINRALRELTAEGLLVRMQGVGTFVAEPKSQSALFEVHNIADEIASRGHRHTCQVITLGEEAAGSERAVALEMREGGRVFHSLIVHYENDIPVQIEDRFVNALVAPEYLQQDFTLQTPYAYLNQVAPLTEGEHVVEAILADAAECKLLQIEPTEPCLLIRRRTWSGRQPVTAARLIHPGSRHSLEGRFSK
- the hutU gene encoding urocanate hydratase, producing MTKPTKYRDVEIRAARGNTLTAKSWLTEAPLRMLMNNLDPQVAENPKELVVYGGIGRAARNWECYDQIVESLTNLNDDETLLVQSGKPVGVFKTHSNAPRVLIANSNLVPHWASWEHFNELDAKGLAMYGQMTAGSWIYIGSQGIVQGTYETFVEAGRQHYDSNLKGRWVLTAGLGGMGGAQPLAATLAGACSLNIECQQVSIDFRLASRYVDEQATDLDDALARIDKYTKEGKAISIALLGNAAEILPELIKRGVRPDMVTDQTSAHDPLNGYLPAGWTWDEYRARAKTEPAAVIKAAKQSMAVHVKAMLEFQKQGIPTFDYGNNIRQMAQEEGVQNAFDFPGFVPAYIRPLFCRGIGPFRWAALSGDPQDIYKTDAKVKELIPDDAHLHNWLDMARERISFQGLPARICWVGLGQRAKLGLAFNEMVRSGELSAPVVIGRDHLDSGSVASPNRETESMQDGSDAVSDWPLLNALLNTASGATWVSLHHGGGVGMGFSQHSGMVIVCDGTDEAAERIARVLHNDPATGVMRHADAGYQIAIDCAKEQGLNLPMIK
- a CDS encoding lipocalin family protein; its protein translation is MMRFVLFLCASLFLAGCASHSGDDLQPKTAGSVNLKRYQGTWYELARLPMYFQRNCAQSEARYTLLPDGDMSVFNRCLTTEWKWEEAKGTATPQVPGKTDKLWVEFNNWFTSLLPGVAKGDYWVLYVSDDYKTAIVGSPSRRYMWILSRTPTVSADTREDLLSRARQQGYDTTRLIFRTSDKQMAKTSQ
- a CDS encoding cytosine permease; amino-acid sequence: MAANDARASTTPLIEKRSIDYIPQAERHGRLLSQFTLWLGANLQITAIVTGALAVVLGGDVFWSLIGLLIGQLLGGAVMALHAAQGPQLGLPQMISSRVQFGVYGAAIPMVLVCLMYLGFTATGTVLSGQALGQLFSVSDSVGILIFASVIVLVTVLGYRVIHFIGRVASVIGVIAFVYLFMRLVGQADIGALLQIRHFSWGSFLLAVSLAASWQIAFGPYVADYSRYLPSSTSSVKTFLAAGAGSVIGAQVAMVLGVFAAAMANGKFAGHEVAYIVGLGGSGAAAALLYFSIAFGKVTISTLNSYGSFMCIATIISGFRGHLQVSRLQRLVFVLLIVGTATLIALLGQHSFLGAFKSFILFLLAFFTPWSAINLVDFYCITRERYDVPALSDPNGRYGRWNPLGISVYVFGVLVQLPFISTKFYTGPLVDVLGGVDISWIIGLVLPAALYYVCAKKWHASVPDQLILPLEQDSVVPTKTSRAGRAAAQA
- a CDS encoding HutD family protein; protein product: MTAVTVWRAADYVRMPWKNGGGSTEEISRDAGIGLEGFGWRLSIADIAESGGFSSFAGYQRVITVIQGAGMVLTVDGEEQRGLLPLQPFAFKGDSQVACRLIAGAIRDFNLIYSPQRYHARLQWVDGVQRFFSSAQTVLVFSVADEVKVLDHTLGHHDCLQVDGNTGLLDISVTGRCCLIELTARG
- a CDS encoding formimidoylglutamate deiminase; protein product: MSAFFAERALLPSGWANDVRLEVSVDGRLTQMVANASAEGAERLRGPVLAGMPNLHSHAFQRAMAGLAEVAGNPNDSFWTWRELMYRMVGKISPEQLQVIARQLYIEMLKAGYTSVAEFHYVHHDVSGQPYADRTELSRQISQAAASSGIGLTLLPVLYSHAGFGGQAPNDGQRRFINSTDHYLDLQARLQPILAAQPAQQLGLCFHSLRAVTPQQINEVLAASDKACPVHIHIAEQQKEVADCLAWSGKRPLQWLYDNVEVDQRWCLVHATHADADEVTRMATSRAIAGLCLTTEANLGDGIFPAVDFLAQGGRMGIGSDSHVSLSVVEELRWLEYGQRLRDQRRNRLYRSDQPMVGRTLFDAALDGGAQALGQPVGGLEVGKRADWIVLDGNDPYLATATGDGILNRWLFAGGDRQVRDVLVNGKWVVRDGHHAGEEESSQAFTEVLKDLLG